In Nilaparvata lugens isolate BPH unplaced genomic scaffold, ASM1435652v1 scaffold8691, whole genome shotgun sequence, a single window of DNA contains:
- the LOC120349199 gene encoding uncharacterized protein LOC120349199, whose amino-acid sequence MVKCNKCTKDIAPTKDGSSTCVSCQAQFHNSCVSECVTRGSQKSWKCVKCCSEQTDTIVKPTIDYERVIEIIVEAIAALKEDMENQWDVNNKKLDSIQEEMSNMNKDITCLKTKMDEIVEKATSTETRVQQLADENCKLHQELAIAKREIHDLQIQTRKNNIVVSGIPIQSKGTNVFPIIIKIAELLKLTYYQTDINAAHWLPIRGGEPRSQSIVVSFMSRLVKNEWLLARRNKRFLKAREINNDFPDNQIYLNEQLTKDTSVLFKMARSMIKENKMASVWTNDGRVMAKRTQTSRPFRVNCLKDLVERTPPATASEEDAAPIQADGALLRPTATNANSTASLVK is encoded by the coding sequence ATGGTGAAGTGTAACAAATGTACAAAGGACATTGCACCGACAAAAGACGGGAGCAGCACGTGTGTGAGCTGCCAGGCACAATTTCATAACTCATGTGTCAGTGAATGTGTTACACGTGGTTCACAAAAATCTTGGAAATGTGTAAAGTGTTGCAGTGAGCAGACAGACACCATAGTTAAACCAACGATCGACTACGAGCgggttattgaaataattgtgGAAGCGATTGCTGCCTTAAAAGAGGATATGGAGAACCAGTGGGACGTTAACAACAAGAAATTGGATAGCATACAGGAAGAGATGAGTAATATGAACAAAGACATTACTTGCCTTAAAACAAAAATGGACGAAATAGTTGAAAAAGCGACCAGTACAGAAACAAGGGTGCAGCAGCTAGCtgatgaaaattgtaaattgcATCAAGAATTAGCCATTGCAAAGAGAGAAATTCACGATCTTCAAATACAAACTAGGAAAAACAACATAGTAGTTTCTGGCATCCCAATTCAATCAAAAGGGACCAATGTATTTCCCATTATCATTAAGATAGCTGAACTCCTGAAACTTACATACTACCAAACAGACATCAACGCTGCCCATTGGCTCCCAATCCGGGGGGGCGAGCCGAGATCTCAGTCAATTGTAGTTTCATTCATGTCAAGACTGGTTAAAAATGAATGGCTCCTCGCAAGACGTAACAAAAGATTCCTGAAGGCGAGAGAAATCAACAATGATTTTCCAGACAaccaaatttatttgaatgaacaaCTCACTAAGGATACAAGTGTACTATTCAAAATGGCAAGGAGCATGATTAAGGAGAACAAGATGGCTTCCGTGTGGACAAACGATGGACGTGTGATGGCCAAGAGAACTCAAACATCTCGTCCATTCAGAGTGAATTGTCTAAAGGACCTGGTGGAGAGGACTCCACCCGCAACCGCCTCCGAGGAAGACGCCGCCCCCATCCAGGCCGACGGGGCGCTGCTACGCCCCACTGCAACCAATGCCAACTCAACCGCCAGCCTGGTCAAGTGA